The genomic window CAATTTAGGCTTGACGGGCTACTATATAACATGATCTACCAAAAAAGATTGTTTTTTTGCTATATCAAGAACAGGTGCCAGAGGAAATGATTGGATTGAATTGATTCGTACCTAGATGGCAGCGACATTGGTGGGGAAGCCATAGATGCAGTCATGCAGATCACCATTTTGCGGTTGACCCTATGCACAGAAGAGACCAAACCTGCATCAGTAAGAAATTTCCATTCCAAATCAAACCCATAAGGCAAGAGCTGTAGCATCGGTGGAGGTAacagggggagggggtggggggaaGGATGGAGGGTGGGAGCAGGGAAGGGGGGGGGTGGTTAGGGATGGAACAAAGAACTGACCTGGAACCCTAGACCAAGACTGCTGCGGCCCTGTGGGAAGGAGTTGACCGGAGACGGAGATGACGACGGTGGCGCCgtgaggcggaggcgcggaggaCGCCGCGGGCGGAGGCGGGAACGGCGAGCCAGGAAGGCGCACCTTGATGCACTGGCGATGCCGCCAGATCTAGTGGCCCTGAGGCCtagcccgtcgccgtcgtcgcgggaGCCCGTGGTTGCCGGTTGCTCCCGTggtcgccgctgccacctccgccgcgggagcccgccgcctcccctcccgccggatctggaggAGGGGAGAGCGTGGCTGCTGCTGACGCCTCCTCTGGCCAGCCGCCGACCGCGGGCCTGCGTCGTGAGACGGCGAGAGAAAAGGGAGGGATggcgagagagacagagacGGGAGAGATCGAGAGGTGAGGTGCTCGGCTGAGGCGGTGGGAATAGAGGTGGAGTAAggggacggtggtggcggcggagtggatggatggagttcggctagggtttggagaaCAGGGTATATGGATAAGAAGCAAATCCTATGCGAATTTACTAAACTGTCCCTGGCGTGTTCACAGTACTTACGATATTGTATGGACAAAATGGACATTTCACCTTAAATTTATGataactacaaatttaattttaggctgatttttgtgtttcaaatgcaaaaatcataaacaataaaattgtagaactcatcgagatctacaactattgtattggtactttttacaaataagttcatttgagcaattcaaattttcaattttcaaaatttgacaacttcaaacaaaaattggggttaataaatgattttaaatggaaaagacaccaaaaccaaagttgtaaaACTAATcaagatgcaatttttttattttggtcatttctccatctgactctatttgaacaatttgaaatttgaaattcaaagtttgagaacttcaaatagaaatttttattagtgaacgacttcaaatgaaaaattcatcaacaacaaagttgtataactcatcaatatctataaattttattttggttatttcttcatccgacaaagtgatagtaacattgtttacaaaatttacatatctcttatatggttttataaactataagagagatatgtaaattttgtgaacaatgttactatcactttgtcggatgaagaaatgaccaaaataaaatttatagatattgatgagttatacaactttgttgttgatgactttttcagttgaaatcatttagtatttgaaaatactgtttgaagttgtcataatttgaaattcaaattcaaattgttgaaacaaagtcatatagaaaaatgaccaaaataaaagttatagatattgatgagttatacaactttgttgttgatgactttttcaattgaaatcatttagtatttgaaaatgttatttgaaggtgttataatttgaaatttaaatttaatatagGTCAAttaaactcagatggagaaataaccaagaTAAAATTAGTAGATCTTagtaagttatacaactttgtttttgacaactttttcacataagttcctttggtattattttttttgtgttactTCACAATggtacaataaaataaaaagaaaaaaatgttaaataGAGATCGACTGAAACAGGCCTGTTACGGGCCAGCCCTGTTGCTCCTTACTGGCCGAGAAGTCCATTTTAGGtccctcctttcaattaatttcaaaatattaaacttcggctcgaattttatcatactaaatgaacttatgtgaaaaagttgtcaaaaacaaagttgtataacttattgagatataccgattttattttggttatttctccatctgagtttaaTTGACCTAtatgaaatttgaatttcaaattataacagcttcaaacaacattttaaaatactaaatgatttcaaatgaaaaagtcatcaacaacaaagttgtataactcatcaatatctataacttttattttggttatttttctacatgactttgtttcaataatttgaatttgaatttcaaattatgacaacttcaaacagtattttcaaatactaaatgatttcaactgaaaagatcatcaacaacaaagttgtataactcatcaatatctataacttttattttgatcatttcttcatccgacaaagtgatagtaacattgttcacaaaatttacatatatttcttatagtttataaaaccatataagagataggtaaattttgtgaacaatgttactatgactttgtcggatgaagaaatgaccaaaataaaagttatagatattgatgagttatacaaggtcgttgttgatgactttttcaattgaaatcatttattaaatgaaaatatttgttgaagttgtcataatttgaaattcaaattcaaattattaaaacaaGTTCATATAgcaaaaatgaccaaaacaaaagttgtagatattgatgagttatacaactttgttgttgatgactttttcagttcaaatcatttattatttaaaaatgttggttgaatttgttataatttgaaattcaaattcaaattattgaaaaaaaagtcatatagtaaaatgaccaaaacaaaagttctagatcttgataagttatacaactttgtttttgtaaattttttcgtttgaaatcatttactacctgaAAAGTTATTTGAATTAAGAGAAGGGAGGTTAAATGGACTTAttggcgagggaggagcaaaaTGGCTGGGCCGCGGCCTGTAGAGGGAGGAGTATGGAGAGAGGATGTGGGCTGAGCGAGGGAGAGTAATACTTGGGccgaaaaaggcccaaggacagagagaggaattttaatttattttccatttattttaattggttaaatgaactttgtagtattaaaattagttattgagctctgaaaattcacggaaaattttaaagaataatttagaccacgtataatattacaaaaatatttccggccatgatttttaaagcaaaacTTTTCGTCACTATGCATCCCCATCTCATACTAATTAATCGCcataaaatggaatgtgctaatgacgaatagcTCCGATGTCACGAGGAATTCGTTACAAAAGGTCATATTTCTCGTAGTAAAGCAGGTTCAAATCAACTTATAgccattttagtttgtttttttaagttttttcattCAATCATAAAATGAAACGCCataattctgatttttttttcattcataaaaTGAGACTAGAGATGACTTCAATCCTAAAATCCTAAAATGGGAGACTAGAATTTATGTAGACAAGAAGAGTCCACCTAGGACAAACGATTTGTGGTCTAGTAGCAATGTAGTATAACaagaatttttttgttttttttaaaaatataatagttcTATATTTTATGACGATCCACTATTGTCATCGTGCTATCGTCACAGAGCCCATGCAGAGTATACTGTGACGATGATTATGACAGATACACGGTTTGGTCATAAACAGTTGTCATCGTGTGAATAGTCGTCATAAACAGCCTCTGTTTATGACAGATATGTGTTCTGTCATCAGGTAATCGTCACAGAAGCCCAGATTTGTTGTAGTGCGAGTGAGGAATTGCGCCGAAGCTCACCCGGGATCAAGGAATCGACAACGGTGGTTGGCGGCCGGACTTGAGGAAGAAGACGCCGATCTCCCTCGTCGTTGCGGCACTGGCTGGGGTTCTTGAGGGCTTTCGAAGAGGACGTCGAGGCTATCCTGGTGGCGCAAGAGTTCGGCTTGGGGTGGTTCGGTTCGGTCGAAACGACGACGAGAACCCGACGACGGCGTCCAGTGCGCGCTCCAGAACATCGTCGGCGAGCTCTGCGTTCCCGTGGCTGCAGTGGATGAAATGACGTGGTGTTAAAATAGAAGATGATCAGCATGATGAGGAGAGTATGGAACGGTAGAAGAGAGGAGACGACCAGGGcacaatggcgatggcgacggccgtCGTCTTCACGGCCGGCGGTATGGTCGAGATGGAAAAGAAAAGCCGGAGCCCCCCCCCTCGGTTTGCTCGGCTCAGGAGTAGAAATGGGAAGGAAGCGATGCAGCTGGGTGGAGGTGAAGCCTCGGTTCGGCGATGCCACGTCGAGGCCACGCGTCGACGCCGTCCAGTGCCGGTCGGCGCcatcagtctctctctctctctcggctgtcACTGTGTTGGATGGAGGAGAAATAGAATATGGACAGAGAAGAAGTGACTCAGAGAGGCTTCCATGTGGGTCCAGGACGAAGGGAACAAGGCTGGAGTGAGAGAGGTGGGTAGAAGATGGGGTGTTAATTGATTTTGGACGAATTTTCAGGATTATTTCTCTCCATCTCACTTTGTAGTTCTATAGTTTCATTTGTGAGTGTGATAAATTCTCGTGGATTTTTCTGGAGGTAGATGAAGTTATctagtttccattttctttggttgcacttaaaaattaTGGATAGATTACTCTCAGAAATTAGAAGAATAGGGGCTCTTTGGAAATTAGTTTGGATTTTTAGGACCTAAACAGAGAAGATAAATtctgaaaaattatatttattcatgataattaacctagtatttgaataaattatttccccTATACACTTTCATGCAGTTAAATGCACTTTTAGACAAGGTATGGTTTTAGCCAATTAGGAGTTACAATTAGTCTATTATTTGACTGGTTTAACTGATTTAtttgaggtatcaaatttagttattaaattgtACCGAAATTACTATGTGTtgtatatgttaattagagccTACATTAATTTTCcaatgattttatcttgcacagattattttagataattagcaTGACTTATTTTCCTTTCCTAAATGTATGTAAATGtctataaaacttttatatttagacTCTTCTTAACCTGAGGTGATGTTGATATGTTAGAATTTTAGTTTACCTTACACATGTCATAAGCTCCTTAACTATTTATGCATAAGTTTACTCTAGTATTAAATTAAGAGAATGTAATTAAGGTGGAATATACCCTATatgagttaatttatttgttcacttCCATGTTCATGActagtcttcagatggatgaccaaattagttttgtggGGCTTGACATTGGccttgttgatatattttaaggtgtatTATGGTTCCtatgtattattttccattagttagcactaggccctaatggtttagttgtttgTCTGGATTGCAATTATattcatgagacctattatgaaatgcaaatcgaaaatccaaatgcatACGAAGGACTCAAGTCAAAATATGATTTATGCGAGTATGCATGCTTTCACTTGGGTTGCATCCAAGTCCTAGGTTAAAgatgaaaaagttttaatttgttttcaaattttattcatgcaagaGTTAGATCAACTTCACCTAGGTTTAAGATGGAAATTTTTGGTTTACAAAATTGAAGAACTTTCTTTTCAACTAGTTTTGATAGAAATTCCTTAATCCTAGAATTCGGGTATGTTACACCTATAGATGAATCtcacaaagtgtgcttttggtgtatcagCTGGGTAGTTTTTGggttttcttgttcatgagagggggattgaagTAACTCAGAGGAGTATTGATGCTATCAAGAAAATTCAACCTTCGGAGGACAAGAAACAGTTACAGAagttgatcggcaagataaattttattagaaggtttatttctaacttgTCCGGAAGattggaaccttttacacctttgctaaggttgaaagccgatcaagaatttacttggggggcaaagcAGCATAAGGCTTTGGACAATATTAAGGCATATTTAAGTTCCCCTCCGGTATTAATTCCTCCACAAAAGGGAGTACCGTTCAGATTGTATTTGTCGGCTGGCGAGAAGTCAATTGGCTCAGTTTTGATCCAGGAACTCGAAGGCAAGGAGAGAgctattttctatttaaacCGTCGGCTCTTAGATGCAGAGACAAGGTATTCTCCCGTGgaaaagttatgcttgtgtttgtatttctcttgcaccaagttaaggcattatttgttatccaaTGAAAGCACCGTGGTATGCAAGGCCGATGTGATCAAATATATGTTGTCAGCCCCGGTTCTCAAAGGaagagttggaaagtggatatatGCCTTGACAGAATTTGACCTTAGGTATGAATCAC from Oryza glaberrima chromosome 6, OglaRS2, whole genome shotgun sequence includes these protein-coding regions:
- the LOC127776934 gene encoding uncharacterized protein LOC127776934 — protein: MAPTGTGRRRRVASTWHRRTEASPPPSCIASFPFLLLSRANRGGGLRLFFSISTIPPAVKTTAVAIAIPRERRARRRCSGARTGRRRRVLVVVSTEPNHPKPNSCATRIASTSSSKALKNPSQCRNDEGDRRLLPQVRPPTTVVDSLIPARSPDGGCHRCHADFRRHGDILCIIVTIQAYPYLVRDSDLDLVFE